GTGGAGCCCCCCACCATCACCACCCCCTTCACGTCCCCCACCCGCAGGCCCGCATCCCGCAGGGCCTTTTTACAGGGCTGGAGGGTCTTGGCCACCAGGGTCTGGGTAATTTCGGTAAAGATTTCGATGGTGAGTTTTTCTTCCACCACCTGGCCGGTGGACAGCTTGGCCACAATGGGGGCTTCCGGGTGGGTAGTCAGGTATTCCTTGGCCTCCCGAGCCCGGGTTAGGAGCAGGCGGGAATCTTGGGCACCCAGGGGCGGCAGCTTGGCCGCCTCGATGAGCCAGCAGAGAATGCGCTGATCGAAATCATCCCCCCCCAGGGCCGAATCCCCCCCGGTGGCCAGCACTTCGAACACCCCTTTGGAGAGGCGCAGGATGGAAATGTCGAAGGTGCCGCCCCCCAGGTCGAAGACCGCATAGACCCCTTCCGCCTCGTTATCCAAACCGTAGGCGATGGCGGCGGCGGTGGGTTCGTTGAGGAGGCGCAGCACGTTAATGCCCGCCAGCCGGGCCCCATCCTTGGTGGCCTGGCGCTGGGCATCGTCGAAATAGGCGGGCACAGTTATCACAGCCCCCACCAGTTCGCCCCCCAGGGCGGTTTCCGCCCGCAGGCGCAGCACCTTGAGGATTTCGGCGGACACTTCCACCGGGCTTTTTACCCCGGCCCGGGTGTGCAGGCGCACCATGCCCGGGGCAGGCTCAAAATCGTAGGGCATGGATTCGGCATGGGAAATATCCCCCAGGCCCCGGCCCATGAAGCGTTTTACGGAAACGATGGTATTACGGGGGTCCTGGGCCTGTTTAGCCTGGGCTTCGTAGCCCACCGCCACGCCCCCTTCGGGCAAATAGCGCACCACGGAGGGCAGGATGGGACGGCCCTTTTCGTCATTGAGCACCACCGCCAGACCACTACGCACGGTGGCCACCAGGGAATTGGTGGTGCCCAGGTCAATCCCCACGGCAAGCTTATGCTGATGCGGGGCAGCGGATTCTCCCGGCTCCGCGATTTGAAGTAAGGCCATTATTGATCTTCCAGGGCCACCAGGGCCTCGTCGATGTCGCTTTGCAGCTTTTCCAGGAACATGAGTTTACGCACCAGGGCGGCGGCGGCAGCGTAATCCCGGCGTTGGTCCAGCAATTCTCCCAGGCTCCGGTAATCCCCGTCCAGCCGGTCCTGAAGCTTATCCAGCAAGGCTTCCAGGGCATCGCTCTGACCCGCCAGCCGGGCTTCATGAACCTGTTCCCGCCATTCCAT
This sequence is a window from Azospira inquinata. Protein-coding genes within it:
- the hscA gene encoding Fe-S protein assembly chaperone HscA, which produces MALLQIAEPGESAAPHQHKLAVGIDLGTTNSLVATVRSGLAVVLNDEKGRPILPSVVRYLPEGGVAVGYEAQAKQAQDPRNTIVSVKRFMGRGLGDISHAESMPYDFEPAPGMVRLHTRAGVKSPVEVSAEILKVLRLRAETALGGELVGAVITVPAYFDDAQRQATKDGARLAGINVLRLLNEPTAAAIAYGLDNEAEGVYAVFDLGGGTFDISILRLSKGVFEVLATGGDSALGGDDFDQRILCWLIEAAKLPPLGAQDSRLLLTRAREAKEYLTTHPEAPIVAKLSTGQVVEEKLTIEIFTEITQTLVAKTLQPCKKALRDAGLRVGDVKGVVMVGGSTRMPQIQKAVGEFFRQEPLNNLDPEKVVALGAATQANLLAGNRTSGDDWLLLDVIPLSLGLETMGGLVEKVIPRNSTIPVARAQEFTTFKDGQTAMAIHVVQGERELVSDCRSLARFELRGIPPMVAGAARIRVTFQVDADGLLSVTARENTSGVEASVAVKPSYGLSDDEIGRMLQDSMNHAQDDAFRRALLEARVEAQRLLEATESAIKEDGQLIKPEEMQRIQSAIAKLKTVMVGDDRHTINNTMDLLGLETANFAAQRMDQSIKRALAGKKVNDMPVGDPEEEKAP